The sequence ACATCAGATGCAGTGAGTGTTTCTGTGAGTGTTGCTGACTGAGCTGAGGTAGTTGTAATGACATCAGATGCAGTGAGTGTTTCATCCAAAGTTACAGATGCTGCAGTAGTTGTAGTGAGTACATCAGATGCAGTGAGTGTTTCATCCAAAGTTACAGATGCTGCAGTAGTTGTAGTGAGTACATCAGATGCAGTGAGTGTTTCTGTGAGTGTTGCTGACTGAGCTGAGGTAGTTGTAATGACATCAGATGCAGTGAGTGTTTCATCCAAAGTTACAGATGCTGCAGTAGTTGTAGTGAGTACATCAGATGGAGTCAAGGTCTCAGATAGAGTAGTTGATGCAGTATAGTTGGTTGTAATGGTGTCAGATAGGGTTAATGTTTCAGATAGATCTGCAGTTCTAGCAATATTTGTTGCAACTACATCAGATGGAGTCAAGGTCTCAGATAGAGTAGTTGATGCTATTGTCATTGTGGTGATTGCGTCAGATGGGGTGAGTGTTTCAGATAGAGTAGTTGATGCTATTGTCATTGTGGTGATTGCGTCAGATGGGGTGAGTGTTTCAGATAGAGTAGTTGATGCAGTATAGTTGGTTGTAATGGTGTCAGATAGGGTTAATGTTTCAGATAGATCTGCAGTTCTAGCAATATTTGTTGTAATGACATCAGATGGAGTCAAGGTCTCAGATAGAGTAACAGTTCCAATATTTTGTGTGATAATGAAGTCAGAGATGAATAATGTTTCGGTGAGAACAACTTTCTTTGGTAAAAATTCTATTGTTTGATATCCTACTGTAAATGTTCCAGTTCCATCACCTCTGATTACACGTATAGTATTTGCGTCATCAAGTTGCAAGGTTGATTGAATTCTATCAATTGAACCGGCAACAGTACTAGAACCACTACCTGTTCCACAACCAAATGGCGAACAAACTGTACCAATAACAAATGCTCTATCCACATTTGTAATAGAATCTCCACCCTCTAGATCAAAAGTAGTATTAGACTGAGTATCACTCTGAGTATGTGTTCCATGTCTAATATTTGCATAGTCCTCAGGAAGCTCAACTAGAGTCCAGTTAATTTCAATTGCAGGAGCTCCGGTTCCAGAGTTTCTTGCAAATACCAAGTCGTTATTAGAATTGATTGTTGCATGGATGTACGATTGGTTAGGAATATAGTCAAATGCTGTATCATCTTTTATAAAAGATACAAACAAGAGACTTCTTGTTCTATCAATTGATGTAGGTGGAGTAATGGTAGTAGTGGTACTTCCTGATGAGATTGATGTCTGTCCTCTTTGAACATTAACTTCAAGATTATTCCAGTCAAACAAGCCCATGTAATTATCTTGAGGACCACTTCCAGGGGCAGTCTTTACTTCCCATTCCCATTGAGTTGAACTAGTAAGTCTGATTCTATCAATCTCTTCTGAACCAACTTGGGATTCATTATTATCATGAGTATGTCCTTGATACCACTCCATTGTTTCACTCAAATCTACTGGAGTGCCACTCAAAGTTGTAGTAACTAAAGTACTTCCTGATGCAGCTTGTGTGAAAGACTGGGTACTGCCTTCAACAGTAGATGCATTACCAAATTCAATTACATTACAAACATAGTTCACGGAGTTTGGTCCAGGTGATTTTGCTGTTGCATGAATTGTAAGTGTTGTATCATCAAGTTCCCATGCTCTAAATATTTTGTTGTGTACACTTTGTTTATCATGATTAAACGAGCACATTGCAAATGCTTTGCTTGCATCTGCAAGTGGTGAATCAAGAGTAATAGTTGTTGGATCACTAGAACTAGTACCAGAATAAACCGTTACTTTGAGAGGTCTTGCGTCAGGATCATCTCCAGGAGATCTTTTGGCTGCATCAACATTGTCAGAGAGAGAAAGTGTCTCTGAAATAATACTGATAATACTGATGGATAAGGAAACAGAATCGGAAATTGAAAGAGATTCATCTAAAATAATATTCGTTAGAGGTGTATTCGTTACAATAGCATCAGATACATTCAATGTTTCAGAAAGATCAATCTCTTCAGTAATTGCTGCAGAGATATTATCTGACATACTTAATGTTTCTGTTAATGTTCTAGAAGCGCTGATTCCAATTACTAAATCATCAGAAATCTCAAGTGTTTCTGAAAGTAATGGCTGTTTTACAATTGGTGAACCATACAATCTGTTTATATTTGTGTCAAAGAAATCTGCATACAATAAATTCTCGTTGTAGTTGTTAATAGATAATCCTCTAAAGTTACTTGTAGAATTCGTTAATAGTTTTTCAGAACTCCAACTAATTGATGGGATTGAAGTTGATTTGTAGTAGACATCATTTGAAGTGGCAACAGCACCATAGCTGTAAATTGCATATAATTTTCCAGAGTCTCCGTTAATTCCTACTGATGTATCTATATACCGTTTGCTTCCATCAGTGCTGGTTACTTTAGGTAAAGTATACCAACCAGATCCATCAACATAGCGATAAATTCTAACTTCACTGTCTGTGGCAGCAACATTAGGAACTGCAGTGACATAAAGGTCCCCGGTTTTTTTATCAACTACTCCTGAGACTGCATGATCATAAGCAGTAGAGTCAACTATTCCTGTGTCAATTGTGGTCCAGCCAGCATCCCAAGTACCTGCACTTTGATCGTATTGTTTGGAACGTAAGTCATGACCGCTAATATCTAGTGAGACTAGTAAAATATCATCATCATTAGGTAATGGCAACAATATTAGAGAATCATTGCCGTCATCATTGCCCCATATTGTATTTCGTGCACCAGCGTTACCCCAATCTGATTGAGATTCACAAGAATGACCAGATTCGGTACATACTCTAACACGAGATAATGGATCATCAGTTGAAGAGCCATCAATTGTACCAATGTAGATATCACCATTTGTACCTTGAGTAATTGAAATGTTTCCTGCATCAGCTAAAGTACCAAAGTCTCCTGCGCCGTCACTGATGTCCACCAATGGAGTAACAATAGTTGCATCTGAAGGATCAAACTTTATGTAAAACATTGCATCATCGCCGCCGTCATATGCTGCAATGTGGATGAAATTGTCAGTCAAACCAGGCGTATCAAGCTCATACCAAGTAGCAATTCCTATAAACAAATTATTTACAGATTCTATTTCAGCACCATAATTCCATGAAAATCCGCCATCTGTGGAATAGCTGTAGGCAAGATCCTGTTCGGCATCAATGTAAAATGAGTAGACGTGAGAGCCGTTAACTGCTACAGTTCTCTTGGAGGCATCTTGCCATCTATCATCGTTGATAGTTACACTTGTGTCAATTAAGAAGTGAGGATCAACTGCTACAAACCAGTTTCTAGCTTCAGTGAAAGTTGGAACGCCTGATTGCTTAATTTCCATTTTACCTAGGGGATATAGCTCAGGTGTTACAAGTGGCACAGAGTATGAATATGAAAATGTTTCAACATATCCATCTTGAGGCGTTTTCTTCCATGTCAACACTTTATAATTTCCAACAGTCTCAACAGTTGCATCTGTATTGAAAATTCCAAATGATGATGGAACATATTCATGAATTGTAAGCTCATCATTTCCAACAAATGATGTAATGTCAATGTCTACATCAAAGTCATTAGGATCTACAAATGGATCAATTTTGCTGTCAGTGTATCTAACAATGTCATAATCATAATTATCAAGAACAGTAAAGTATGTTGAAAAGTTTACAATTCCATTTCCAGTTTCAGCTTGAACATTTATTGTGTAATTTCCTATAATGGATGTAGGATAGTTCGCAAGATATAATCCACAAGAAGCTTCAATTATATCATTTGAAGATATCAATGTTGATGACAAGTTTGGATCTGTGATTTGCATTATAGCATTTGCAGGACATACAGGAGCTCCTGTTCCATTAAGGACAACAATTTCAAGCTCTGCAAGTTCTCCTGGTTTGTAAATACTCTTCATCGAGTTTACAGATACAAGACCCCACGCAAATTCACTTTCTGAAATGAATTGCTTTCCATCCATATTGAGAATTGTTTTGATTTTGTAAATTCCTGGTTTTGCTTTTGCAGGATCAAACTTTATGTTGAATTTTCCTTCTCTTTGTTTTTCAAATATTACATCTAGTTCTACTTTGTTGTTGTTTGCATCATATACTTCAGTTGTGATTGTTTCCTTGTCATTCCAGTTATCTTTTTGTTTATGCTGTTTGTTTGTAATTTTTTCGAGTTTCTCAATTACAGAGTTTAGTTTGTCAGTTTT is a genomic window of Nitrosopumilus sp. containing:
- a CDS encoding LamG-like jellyroll fold domain-containing protein — translated: MSISDLLEIIFTPKFSTDKAKINEENTVDLNGYQDFLQINENSTNNLQSFVISTWIKPDYSHGSPEFTIMSKEGSFSLAVNNLKSGNTAKFSIFDGIKWTQVDSISEIPEEWTHILASFSNQTISIYVNGEFEGAIQLTGIPSLSIDGKLEYVDIENISSENDIVVGAYITTRNNISHPNNMFSGMIDEILLFDYSLSETEIGQLYSQGKSAHGPTQEKTLDDILKEIEQEMAALQAQNYTQILQAQMSLSDILSTAHIQAQISSDSLQAQMSLSDILSTTHIQAQKTPSNPQAQISSDSLQAQMSLSDILSFDYSQARNNTSAIIVVPDISPHLTPVKDTFTINEEAEIVFEFFTETEAMVHEFENLDVAIETAETDTENALNPSPLDEIFGLFVLPIPEADAAKDDGTSIKAKIKQLKKEISQIKKSETVSGNQLETIKNKINILVQQIKEEAKESKQQKKTDKLNSVIEKLEKITNKQHKQKDNWNDKETITTEVYDANNNKVELDVIFEKQREGKFNIKFDPAKAKPGIYKIKTILNMDGKQFISESEFAWGLVSVNSMKSIYKPGELAELEIVVLNGTGAPVCPANAIMQITDPNLSSTLISSNDIIEASCGLYLANYPTSIIGNYTINVQAETGNGIVNFSTYFTVLDNYDYDIVRYTDSKIDPFVDPNDFDVDIDITSFVGNDELTIHEYVPSSFGIFNTDATVETVGNYKVLTWKKTPQDGYVETFSYSYSVPLVTPELYPLGKMEIKQSGVPTFTEARNWFVAVDPHFLIDTSVTINDDRWQDASKRTVAVNGSHVYSFYIDAEQDLAYSYSTDGGFSWNYGAEIESVNNLFIGIATWYELDTPGLTDNFIHIAAYDGGDDAMFYIKFDPSDATIVTPLVDISDGAGDFGTLADAGNISITQGTNGDIYIGTIDGSSTDDPLSRVRVCTESGHSCESQSDWGNAGARNTIWGNDDGNDSLILLPLPNDDDILLVSLDISGHDLRSKQYDQSAGTWDAGWTTIDTGIVDSTAYDHAVSGVVDKKTGDLYVTAVPNVAATDSEVRIYRYVDGSGWYTLPKVTSTDGSKRYIDTSVGINGDSGKLYAIYSYGAVATSNDVYYKSTSIPSISWSSEKLLTNSTSNFRGLSINNYNENLLYADFFDTNINRLYGSPIVKQPLLSETLEISDDLVIGISASRTLTETLSMSDNISAAITEEIDLSETLNVSDAIVTNTPLTNIILDESLSISDSVSLSISIISIISETLSLSDNVDAAKRSPGDDPDARPLKVTVYSGTSSSDPTTITLDSPLADASKAFAMCSFNHDKQSVHNKIFRAWELDDTTLTIHATAKSPGPNSVNYVCNVIEFGNASTVEGSTQSFTQAASGSTLVTTTLSGTPVDLSETMEWYQGHTHDNNESQVGSEEIDRIRLTSSTQWEWEVKTAPGSGPQDNYMGLFDWNNLEVNVQRGQTSISSGSTTTTITPPTSIDRTRSLLFVSFIKDDTAFDYIPNQSYIHATINSNNDLVFARNSGTGAPAIEINWTLVELPEDYANIRHGTHTQSDTQSNTTFDLEGGDSITNVDRAFVIGTVCSPFGCGTGSGSSTVAGSIDRIQSTLQLDDANTIRVIRGDGTGTFTVGYQTIEFLPKKVVLTETLFISDFIITQNIGTVTLSETLTPSDVITTNIARTADLSETLTLSDTITTNYTASTTLSETLTPSDAITTMTIASTTLSETLTPSDAITTMTIASTTLSETLTPSDVVATNIARTADLSETLTLSDTITTNYTASTTLSETLTPSDVLTTTTAASVTLDETLTASDVITTTSAQSATLTETLTASDVLTTTTAASVTLDETLTASDVLTTTTAASVTLDETLTASDVITTTSAQSATLTETLTASDV